The sequence GATGTTGATAGGTATTACAGTTATAGTATGTCGGGTGTACCAGCTCGTTGCTATGTTTCCAAACTGTTTTGTGACTGTATTGTCGTGGCCTTTGTTGTTTCTGCTGGATTTTATGGAAGCGCTCAAATTATAACGTTGTCTCTTATACCTGTGTGCAGCCACCAGCCTGTTCAAGATGCTTCTCAAGTACAGGCCTGAGGACAAAGCTGCAAAGAAGGAGCGCCTTTTGAAAAGGGCCCAGGCCGAGACCGAAGGCAAATCTGTTGAGGCCAAGAAACCTATTGTTGTGAAGTATGGTCTCAACCATGTGACCTACCTCATAGAGCAGGTTTTGCTCTCTGCCATGTGCATGTGTTTTGTGTTCTTTGTTATGGCATTTGCATTTTGAGTAATGTTGTTTTGCAACTGTATTTTACTTGCAGAACAAGGCCCAGCTTGTTGTTATCGCACACGATGTTGACCCAATAGAGTTGGTTGTCTGGCTTCCTGCTTTATGCAGGAAGATGGAAGTCCCATATTGCATTGTGAAGGGCAAAGCACGCTTGGGATCTGTAATATTCTTATATTTCTAGATTCTTGATTGTTTTAAGTCGGTTTGTCTATTATATATGAACTAAGAACAAACGTTTTTCTCAGATTGTCCACAAGAAAACTGCGTCAGTTTTGTGCTTGACAACAGTCAAGAATGAGGATAAGTTGGAGTTCAGCAAGGTCTTGGAGGCAATCAAGGTGGGattgaattaaattccttgaCCAA is a genomic window of Malus domestica chromosome 09, GDT2T_hap1 containing:
- the LOC103442114 gene encoding large ribosomal subunit protein eL8y gives rise to the protein MAPKRGVKAPVAASKKKTDKVVNPLFEKRPKQFGIGGALPPKRDLTRFVKWPKVVQIQRKKRILKQRLKVPPALNQFTKTLDKNLATSLFKMLLKYRPEDKAAKKERLLKRAQAETEGKSVEAKKPIVVKYGLNHVTYLIEQNKAQLVVIAHDVDPIELVVWLPALCRKMEVPYCIVKGKARLGSIVHKKTASVLCLTTVKNEDKLEFSKVLEAIKANFNDKYEEYRKKWGGGIMGSKSQAKTRAKEKLLAKEAAQRLN